A window from Leguminivora glycinivorella isolate SPB_JAAS2020 chromosome 16, LegGlyc_1.1, whole genome shotgun sequence encodes these proteins:
- the LOC125234414 gene encoding 5-formyltetrahydrofolate cyclo-ligase-like: protein MAPGTPNPAKMLLRSEISARIAALSAEEKTRQSRVVYEKVINHPWYKSSKRIALYMSTDQEVDTSPLLQHVKSKGTAFVPQYAGGHMKMLRVEAGDEASMDVTKHGIAQHKKDANRDDALESGGLDLIITPGLAFSRSGSRLGHGGGYYDRYLARVRSNPDTAPKVVALAFNCQVVDEVPVDENDQKVDEVIAAE from the exons ATGGCTCCCGGCACACCCAACCCTGCCAAGATGCTCTTGCGCAGTGAGATCTCGGCGCGGATAGCCGCGCTGTCTGCTGAGGAGAAGACTCGGCAGTCCAGGGTGGTCTATGAAAAG GTGATCAACCACCCCTGGTACAAGTCGTCGAAACGGATCGCGCTGTACATGAGCACAGACCAGGAGGTAGACACCTCACCGCTTCTCCAACACGTCAAGTCCAAAG GGACGGCTTTCGTGCCCCAATACGCTGGAGGTCACATGAAGATGCTGCGAGTGGAAGCAGGAGACGAAGCCAGCATGGACGTCACCAAGCACGGCATCGCTCAGCACAAGAAGGATGCCAACAGGGATGATGCTTTGGAGTCAG GTGGGCTGGACCTCATTATCACGCCAGGGCTGGCGTTCAGCAGATCTGGAAGCCGTCTCGGACACGGGGGTGGCTACTATGACCGCTACCTCGCCAGAGTTAGGAGCAACCCTGACACTGCTCCCAAG gtTGTGGCTTTGGCTTTTAACTGCCAAGTCGTAGATGAAGTTCCAGTCGACGAGAACGATCAAAAAGTGGACGAAGTTATAGCAGCTGAATAA